A region of Paenibacillus sp. 37 DNA encodes the following proteins:
- a CDS encoding non-ribosomal peptide synthetase, protein MNHLQRRNVKLYHQDGKIKMIGPREEIDADLKSQIKEHKQALIQFLIHQEEVWNAPIPKAQESTNEMYPLSRAQKRMYILYQMDDQGIAYNIPMAVKLTGHLELDLLEEAIGCVMERHEALRTSFVDDQGEPAQKIHSEIRFKLDFSERNESDMLVKIKQFIRPFDLTQAPLLRAELVRLDQDQHVLLMDMHHIVSDGMSFALFLNELAELYSGKPMTPVSIQYKDYVAWEKAKERSGDLKKQETYWLETLSGELPQLQMPLDYARPPEQNYAGQRMVTELDQELTRNLQRLADEHDVTMYMLLLSAYVVLLSKYTGQKDIIVGTPIAGRSHDHLKSVIGLFTNTIATRHNIDPEQTFSAFLNQVRRHTLNAYENQDYPFDELIEKLNLPMDRSRHTLFDTMFDLQHAEDYVFQLGQLQAEMCEFDLPVSKFDLSLTVIHYGSHMKLDLQYASELFARNSMERFLSHLMDMLNEIASNAMQKVSQLRMLSRQEEDQVLYQFNSKRVDSYQGTLNDWFEERAASTPERIAVVHGEKSMSYKQLNERVNKLARLLRVKGGKPNSIIGVMVERSLDMIVGILAVLKAGAAYLPIDPELPDDRVSYMLRDSGAVLLLNGCPFRDRLHITSELAMDNPEIEHMEPGNPERVNHQGDLAYVIYTSGSTGAPKGVMTTHGNVLNYISAFLNRVPLTEEDTVLQVVSFSFDAFTEEVFPLLAVSGRIVLSGKLNETHVDDLVMQIEKENITVLSCSPLLLNELDKNRHLRPHANMKFISGGDVLKYEYVRNMVGSAQVYNSYGPTEATVCATYYRVMPQDEGRVSIPVGSPLGNYEVFILDEHQQPVPIGVAGELYIGGAGVAKGYLNLAELTESRFVDHLLASGTKMYRTGDMGKWLPDGNIEFLGRNDEQIKIRGYRVEIREVEHHLADHPDVSDAVVITQKDQKGQLCLCAYIVWNSPEHVHGFDELKTHARERLPAYMIPSWFMSLEQIPRTLNGKADLNVLPHPDVDSMANTTYVAPSNELECILASIWEEILELRPIGVDHSFFELGGQSLRAFAMMSAIQRKLELRITLKDIFNMPTIRQLAAWLRTVETQRTFRIQKANEKPHYPLSAAQRRLYILDRVQQTGLMYNMPLIIRLSKEAEQVRMEQTLLEIIHRHEGLRTSFTEIDGEPVQRIHAQVNFNLLVGNGLQQDFDPFIHSFIQPFDLEKAPLFRAALWRTEISQYLCLDMHHLISDAVSIDILIQEIGQIYEHKQLAPFTLQYKDYAEWSLAPEQQEQRQEHQQYWTDMLKGELPVLNLPLDFSRPAIQSYEGNRLQCAVDFELTQKLRLLAAENGVTLFVLLLTAYTILLARYTSQDDIIIGTTVAGREHPELEDMVGMFVNTLALRFYPEPDMSLQQLLHHIRDTTLDGFAHQDYPFDELVSKLEVKRDASRSALFDTLFTLQAEQTTGMDANGLLAEYYPFSHPTAKFDLSVTALETAEGIEMFYGYASRLFKEETIEKLAGHYNEILKEIVNDTQRTIGEINLVTEKERELLLYQFNNNVRDYAQRKSVPEQIADHAVHYPNKVAVVYDGQQLTYSELNERATDVAEALLDLGVHKQMPVGIMMDRSLEMMVGLLGILKSGGAYMPLDPAFPEERIRYMLEDSGASVVVTQAHLLSQVNRVGVSCEALVVDDHCSPIQSIREKGGRTARHGVSKIRHNDHDLAYIIYTSGSTGLPKGVLIEHGSFANFCYGFIESQQITERDRAANYLQITFDGSIIDIFPTLVVGAELHIIPSQLRLDMSQLNAYMNAHSITLITLPPKVCEVFIHQPNTSLRLLIAGGEQLKLSFLPDYPLINAYGPTENTVATTYQRVDQVHGNIPIGKPLPNIWTYVMNSDHQLCPVGVAGELYIAGNSVARGYLNNPELTAEKFVDNPHEPGGKMYRTGDLVRWLPGGNLQFMGRTDQQVKIRGYRIELGEIEQQLLKHPAIRETAVLAHQDPQGNGALCAYVVAEGEAVWTAATVRDWLEAELPDYMIPAYVVQLDQLPLTSHGKLDRKALPEPDHHLPAAPETEAPRNEVEHLLVDIWRDVLNMEELGINHQFFVSGGDSIKALQIGSRLARAGLRMEVRDLFAYPKIRDLSPYVKWDQRERRSQEPVEGEVQLTPIQQWFFANNTTEQNHFTQSFMLHRAAGFKPDVLEQVLDRLLEHHDALRMRYEMQADGSIRQFNRPVQTGERMYTLHRFDTRGWDEPERQVYEAATRVQQACNLEEGKLVQVGWFEAENGDHLLLAIHHLVVDGVSWRILLEDMEVLYQQAERGEELDAGEKTDSYQRFAEAVQDYANSPQAAKERAYWSRLAAEGAGLNLGEREESAEPDRFADSHTVQSTLSTEVTRQLLRESNRAYQTEINDLLLSALYLAVRKLTGELKLKVNLEGHGREDVLEGIDLSRTVGWFTTLYPVLLEGEAEDELSVTIKRVKEGLRKVPHKGFSYGALKYVARMPELQAEKKAPILFNYLGEIGASANSGWVHASHFKPGESMGEHIARMNPIELNVAIYNGSLALSTTYTKSAFSEEMILNLNQYYIEAIEQVVDHCISKEHAEKTSSDYGFSDLSLEDLEDLLSEYELIED, encoded by the coding sequence ATGAATCATTTACAGAGAAGAAATGTGAAATTGTACCATCAAGACGGAAAAATCAAAATGATCGGACCGCGTGAGGAAATCGATGCTGACCTTAAATCACAGATTAAAGAACACAAACAGGCTCTTATTCAGTTTCTGATCCATCAGGAAGAAGTATGGAATGCGCCTATTCCAAAGGCTCAAGAGTCGACCAACGAGATGTACCCTCTGTCCAGGGCTCAGAAAAGAATGTATATTCTGTATCAAATGGACGATCAGGGAATTGCTTATAACATTCCAATGGCGGTGAAGCTGACGGGTCATCTCGAACTGGATTTACTTGAAGAAGCGATTGGATGCGTGATGGAGAGACATGAAGCACTTCGAACGTCATTTGTGGATGATCAGGGTGAGCCTGCTCAGAAGATTCACTCTGAAATTCGGTTTAAGCTTGATTTCAGTGAACGGAATGAATCAGATATGTTGGTCAAGATCAAACAATTTATTCGACCTTTTGATCTAACGCAGGCTCCGCTGCTGCGGGCTGAACTGGTCCGCTTGGATCAAGATCAGCATGTACTGCTCATGGACATGCATCATATTGTATCCGATGGGATGTCATTTGCGCTGTTTTTGAATGAACTGGCTGAACTGTACAGTGGCAAACCGATGACACCTGTTTCCATCCAGTACAAGGACTATGTAGCATGGGAGAAAGCCAAAGAACGTTCAGGTGATCTGAAAAAGCAGGAGACCTATTGGTTGGAAACGCTGAGTGGGGAACTGCCACAACTTCAAATGCCTCTGGATTATGCACGCCCCCCAGAGCAAAATTACGCCGGTCAACGAATGGTTACCGAATTGGATCAGGAATTAACGAGAAATTTGCAGCGCCTTGCCGATGAGCATGACGTAACGATGTATATGCTGCTTTTATCAGCCTACGTAGTACTGTTATCCAAATATACTGGACAGAAAGATATTATCGTGGGTACCCCGATCGCAGGCAGGTCGCATGATCATCTCAAATCAGTAATCGGTTTGTTCACCAATACAATAGCAACACGACATAACATAGACCCGGAGCAGACATTCAGCGCGTTTTTGAATCAGGTGAGAAGACATACCTTGAACGCATATGAGAATCAGGATTATCCTTTTGATGAACTGATTGAAAAACTGAACTTACCCATGGATCGAAGCAGACACACGCTGTTTGATACGATGTTTGATTTGCAGCACGCAGAGGATTATGTGTTCCAACTTGGTCAGCTTCAAGCGGAAATGTGTGAATTCGATCTGCCCGTCTCCAAATTTGATCTCAGTCTCACTGTAATCCATTACGGCAGTCACATGAAACTGGATCTGCAATATGCTTCCGAATTGTTTGCCCGAAATAGCATGGAACGTTTTTTAAGTCACTTGATGGATATGTTGAATGAGATTGCGTCAAACGCCATGCAAAAGGTAAGTCAGCTTCGCATGTTGTCCAGGCAGGAAGAAGATCAGGTGTTGTACCAGTTTAACAGCAAGCGAGTGGATTCGTACCAGGGCACATTAAATGATTGGTTTGAAGAACGCGCTGCATCTACACCTGAACGGATCGCAGTAGTCCACGGGGAAAAATCCATGTCGTACAAGCAACTTAATGAACGAGTAAATAAGCTGGCACGCCTGCTTCGAGTGAAAGGGGGAAAGCCCAATTCGATCATCGGTGTTATGGTGGAGCGATCCTTGGACATGATTGTTGGAATACTGGCAGTTCTCAAGGCAGGGGCTGCCTATCTGCCCATTGATCCTGAATTGCCTGATGACCGGGTATCATACATGCTCAGGGATAGCGGGGCTGTGTTGCTTTTGAACGGGTGTCCTTTCAGAGACAGGCTCCACATCACATCCGAGCTGGCGATGGACAATCCGGAGATTGAACATATGGAACCAGGCAACCCGGAACGAGTGAATCATCAAGGTGATTTGGCCTATGTGATCTATACTTCCGGTTCGACAGGTGCGCCGAAGGGAGTTATGACGACTCATGGAAATGTATTGAACTATATCTCTGCATTTTTGAACAGAGTACCGCTAACAGAGGAAGATACGGTTCTTCAGGTGGTGTCCTTTTCGTTCGACGCGTTCACTGAGGAAGTATTTCCGTTGCTGGCTGTATCTGGACGTATTGTTCTTAGTGGCAAGCTCAACGAAACGCATGTGGATGACCTGGTTATGCAGATTGAAAAAGAGAACATCACTGTTTTAAGCTGTTCCCCGCTTCTTCTGAACGAGTTGGACAAAAACAGGCACCTGCGTCCACATGCCAACATGAAATTTATCAGTGGTGGGGACGTCCTGAAATACGAATATGTCCGGAATATGGTCGGTTCGGCTCAAGTGTACAATTCATATGGACCTACCGAAGCAACGGTATGTGCTACATATTATCGTGTGATGCCACAGGACGAAGGAAGAGTATCTATTCCCGTAGGTAGTCCGCTTGGTAACTATGAGGTGTTTATACTTGATGAACATCAACAACCCGTTCCGATTGGTGTAGCAGGGGAATTATACATCGGGGGGGCAGGGGTCGCTAAGGGATATCTCAACCTTGCCGAGCTAACAGAATCCCGTTTTGTAGATCATCTGCTTGCATCGGGGACCAAAATGTACCGCACCGGGGATATGGGGAAATGGCTGCCGGATGGAAATATAGAGTTTCTTGGAAGAAATGATGAACAGATTAAAATACGTGGATATCGCGTTGAAATTCGGGAAGTGGAGCATCATCTGGCAGATCATCCTGATGTAAGCGACGCTGTGGTTATCACTCAAAAGGATCAGAAAGGTCAGCTCTGCCTATGTGCGTATATTGTCTGGAATTCGCCAGAGCATGTGCATGGCTTTGATGAACTGAAAACACATGCGAGAGAGCGATTGCCGGCTTATATGATTCCTTCATGGTTTATGAGTTTGGAGCAAATTCCACGTACCCTCAATGGTAAGGCAGATCTTAACGTTTTGCCCCATCCCGATGTGGACAGCATGGCCAATACGACGTATGTGGCCCCAAGCAATGAGCTGGAATGTATACTGGCGTCCATCTGGGAAGAGATACTGGAGCTTCGGCCGATTGGTGTAGATCATAGCTTTTTTGAGCTGGGTGGTCAGTCTTTGAGAGCCTTTGCTATGATGTCAGCCATTCAGAGAAAGTTAGAGCTTCGGATTACACTCAAGGATATCTTTAACATGCCTACAATCAGGCAGCTGGCTGCATGGCTTCGAACAGTGGAGACACAGCGCACTTTCCGAATCCAAAAGGCAAACGAAAAGCCACATTATCCATTGTCCGCTGCACAGCGCAGACTTTACATTCTGGATCGGGTGCAGCAAACGGGTTTGATGTATAACATGCCCCTTATTATCCGATTGTCAAAAGAAGCTGAACAGGTACGTATGGAGCAGACATTGCTTGAAATTATTCATAGACATGAAGGGCTGAGAACTTCTTTTACAGAAATCGATGGTGAGCCCGTGCAGCGTATTCATGCCCAAGTGAACTTCAATCTTCTTGTAGGCAACGGGTTGCAACAGGATTTCGATCCGTTCATACATTCATTTATCCAACCCTTTGATCTGGAGAAGGCCCCTTTGTTCAGAGCTGCATTATGGCGAACGGAGATCAGCCAATATTTATGTCTTGATATGCATCATTTGATTTCAGACGCGGTGTCCATAGATATCCTTATCCAGGAAATAGGGCAAATCTATGAACATAAACAACTGGCACCATTCACCCTTCAATATAAAGATTATGCTGAATGGTCTCTGGCTCCGGAACAACAGGAACAAAGGCAAGAGCACCAGCAATATTGGACAGACATGCTTAAAGGTGAATTGCCCGTGTTAAATTTGCCGCTCGATTTCTCCCGACCTGCGATTCAGAGTTATGAAGGAAACCGGCTTCAATGTGCAGTGGATTTCGAACTGACACAAAAACTGCGTTTGTTGGCTGCCGAAAACGGTGTAACGCTGTTTGTTTTGCTGTTAACCGCATATACGATACTTCTTGCCCGATACACTTCCCAGGATGACATCATTATAGGGACTACGGTGGCAGGAAGAGAGCATCCAGAATTGGAAGATATGGTGGGTATGTTTGTTAATACGCTGGCATTACGCTTCTATCCTGAACCCGATATGTCCTTGCAGCAGTTGCTTCATCATATTAGAGATACTACGCTTGACGGCTTTGCCCATCAGGACTATCCGTTTGATGAACTGGTAAGCAAACTTGAAGTGAAAAGGGATGCGAGTCGGAGTGCGCTATTTGATACCCTGTTTACCCTTCAGGCTGAACAGACAACGGGAATGGACGCTAATGGTTTGCTGGCTGAATACTATCCGTTCAGTCATCCCACAGCCAAGTTTGATCTGAGCGTAACCGCGTTGGAGACAGCGGAGGGGATAGAGATGTTTTACGGGTATGCCTCCAGGCTGTTCAAAGAAGAGACCATTGAGAAACTGGCCGGACATTATAACGAAATTTTGAAAGAGATTGTAAACGATACTCAACGCACCATTGGTGAGATCAATCTGGTGACAGAAAAGGAAAGGGAGCTGCTGCTGTACCAGTTCAACAACAATGTTCGGGACTACGCCCAACGAAAATCCGTTCCGGAACAGATTGCAGACCATGCAGTTCATTATCCCAATAAAGTAGCTGTTGTATATGACGGGCAACAACTAACCTATAGCGAACTGAATGAACGGGCTACCGATGTTGCGGAAGCTCTACTGGATCTTGGAGTGCATAAACAAATGCCTGTAGGCATTATGATGGATCGTTCATTGGAAATGATGGTTGGTTTACTTGGTATTCTCAAATCGGGTGGAGCATATATGCCTTTGGACCCTGCCTTTCCCGAGGAACGTATTCGCTACATGCTGGAGGATAGCGGTGCCAGCGTGGTTGTAACTCAAGCACATTTGTTATCTCAAGTGAACAGAGTCGGGGTTTCCTGTGAAGCCTTGGTGGTTGACGATCATTGCTCACCAATACAGAGCATTCGGGAGAAGGGTGGAAGAACGGCTCGGCATGGCGTGTCAAAAATAAGACATAATGACCATGATCTGGCCTACATCATTTATACCTCAGGCTCAACCGGATTGCCCAAAGGTGTATTAATTGAGCATGGATCATTCGCCAATTTCTGTTATGGCTTCATTGAATCTCAGCAGATAACGGAACGAGATCGTGCAGCAAATTATTTACAAATCACATTTGATGGGTCTATTATCGATATTTTTCCGACATTGGTGGTGGGGGCAGAGCTGCACATCATCCCATCTCAGTTGCGCCTGGATATGTCTCAGCTAAATGCATATATGAATGCACACTCCATTACATTGATCACGTTGCCGCCAAAGGTGTGTGAAGTTTTTATCCATCAACCTAATACCTCATTGCGTTTGCTAATTGCTGGAGGAGAACAGCTGAAACTTTCGTTTCTTCCTGACTACCCGCTGATCAATGCATATGGGCCTACCGAGAACACAGTTGCTACCACCTACCAACGGGTAGATCAGGTTCACGGCAATATCCCGATCGGCAAGCCGCTCCCCAACATATGGACGTACGTGATGAATAGTGATCATCAATTATGTCCAGTTGGTGTAGCAGGAGAGTTATACATTGCGGGCAACAGTGTAGCCCGGGGCTACCTTAATAATCCGGAACTGACGGCCGAGAAATTTGTAGACAACCCGCATGAACCTGGCGGCAAAATGTACCGGACAGGTGATCTGGTGCGCTGGCTACCTGGTGGCAACCTGCAATTTATGGGGCGTACCGATCAACAGGTGAAAATCCGTGGATACCGGATTGAGCTTGGCGAGATCGAGCAACAACTGCTGAAACATCCGGCGATCCGGGAAACAGCGGTTCTGGCTCATCAGGACCCGCAGGGAAATGGGGCGTTATGCGCCTATGTTGTAGCCGAAGGCGAAGCAGTGTGGACAGCTGCTACCGTTCGGGACTGGCTGGAAGCGGAACTGCCGGATTATATGATCCCAGCCTATGTGGTGCAGCTGGATCAGCTGCCGCTGACGTCTCATGGCAAGCTGGACCGCAAGGCGTTACCTGAGCCGGACCACCATCTGCCTGCCGCGCCGGAGACAGAAGCACCGCGCAACGAGGTGGAACACCTACTGGTGGACATTTGGCGTGACGTGTTAAACATGGAGGAGCTGGGCATCAATCACCAGTTCTTTGTCTCCGGGGGAGACTCCATCAAGGCACTCCAGATCGGATCACGTCTGGCCCGAGCGGGACTGCGGATGGAGGTCCGGGATTTGTTTGCCTATCCAAAGATTCGGGATCTCTCCCCGTATGTGAAATGGGATCAGCGTGAGCGCCGGAGCCAGGAGCCGGTGGAAGGAGAAGTGCAGCTGACCCCGATTCAGCAGTGGTTTTTTGCGAACAACACGACGGAACAAAACCACTTCACACAGTCCTTCATGCTGCATCGGGCAGCCGGGTTCAAGCCGGACGTGCTGGAACAGGTGCTGGATCGGTTGCTGGAGCATCATGATGCGCTGCGCATGAGGTATGAGATGCAAGCAGATGGTAGCATCCGCCAATTCAACCGTCCGGTTCAAACTGGAGAGCGGATGTATACCCTGCACCGATTTGATACACGGGGCTGGGATGAACCGGAGCGTCAGGTCTATGAGGCGGCTACCCGGGTGCAGCAGGCATGTAACCTGGAAGAGGGCAAGCTGGTACAGGTCGGGTGGTTTGAAGCCGAGAACGGGGACCATCTGCTGCTGGCGATTCATCACCTAGTCGTGGACGGGGTGTCCTGGCGAATCCTGCTGGAAGACATGGAAGTGCTGTATCAGCAGGCGGAGCGGGGAGAAGAGCTGGATGCGGGCGAGAAGACCGACTCTTACCAGCGTTTCGCAGAAGCTGTGCAGGATTACGCGAACAGCCCGCAGGCCGCGAAGGAGCGAGCCTACTGGAGTAGACTTGCAGCGGAGGGGGCGGGGCTGAACCTGGGAGAGCGGGAGGAATCGGCGGAACCAGATCGATTTGCGGACAGCCATACCGTGCAAAGCACCCTGAGTACGGAAGTCACCCGGCAGCTGCTGCGGGAGAGCAATCGGGCCTATCAGACGGAGATCAATGATCTGCTGCTTAGTGCGCTGTACCTCGCGGTGCGGAAGCTGACGGGTGAGCTGAAGCTGAAAGTGAACCTGGAAGGCCATGGCCGGGAGGATGTGCTGGAAGGCATCGATCTCAGCCGCACCGTGGGCTGGTTTACGACCCTGTACCCGGTACTGCTGGAAGGGGAGGCAGAGGACGAGCTTTCGGTCACCATCAAACGGGTGAAAGAAGGATTGCGCAAGGTACCTCATAAAGGCTTCAGCTATGGAGCGCTGAAATATGTGGCCCGGATGCCGGAGTTACAGGCGGAGAAGAAGGCTCCAATTCTATTTAACTATTTGGGAGAGATCGGAGCATCTGCAAATTCCGGGTGGGTTCATGCCTCGCATTTTAAACCGGGAGAAAGCATGGGCGAGCACATTGCCCGCATGAATCCGATTGAGCTAAATGTAGCCATCTATAACGGAAGCCTGGCCCTTAGCACAACCTATACCAAGTCTGCGTTTTCAGAAGAAATGATTCTTAATTTAAACCAGTATTATATTGAAGCCATTGAACAGGTGGTTGATCACTGTATCAGCAAAGAACATGCGGAGAAGACATCTTCCGACTATGGATTTAGTGACTTGTCATTAGAGGATCTTGAAGATTTATTAAGCGAATATGAGCTGATTGAGGATTAA